The sequence AGCCTAGAAGTAGATGTAGAAGCCGGAATACTTTTTGGTCAAGTTCTAGATATTAATGACGTGATTACCTTTAAAGCAAAAACTGTAGATGAAGCGCGTCAAGAATTCCAAAATTCTGTTGATGATTATCTAGCTTTTTGTGAAGAACTAGGAGAGGAACCTGATAAACCATTCTCTGGTAAACTTCCATTTCGCACAACTCCAGAACATCACCGCAAAATATTTATTGCTGCTAAAAAGGCTGGAAAAAGTATAAATGCTTGGATGGATGAAATCTTAACTAAGGCTGCGGATAAAATAATCAATACCTAATTAATATTGAGTAAATATAGTACTTAGTCACTTATCCCTTGTTACAACACTAAAGTCACCACTAAACATCGCTTCAAAGAAAGCATCTGTAACATGCAAATAATTAGGATTTTCTTCAATAAAGTAAATTAGTGGTGCAGTATCTAATCCGACAATTTTCCCCTGTAGCTGGATTAGCCATTCCATGAATCACGTTCCTGATTGACGTATTCTTGAGCATCAATACCATTCCAAATTTCTTTACCCAACCCGCGTAATTCTAGAATGCTACGCTTTGGTTTAGATGCGATAGTCACCTGTTGACGAATTAATCTTGACAAGTCTTCAATTAAGCGTATTTGTTCTTCAGGAGTTAAGTTTTTAGCTTGCTGTAGTATTTCTTGATAATTTGACATAAAATTTACACTTTTAATTTTCTGCTTTTAAATCTAATATACATTGCTACTCAGCAAAAGTATTTACCATCACTCCAATATATAAATCGGCTTGATAAATTACCTATGAGACAAGCAATATAAATTGCTAGAAATTTATATCCATAGGTTAATTATCAAATGTCAACGCCAGAATCAATTGCAGAATTGGTCAAATGGATACAAAATTTTGATTATCGCTTTTTTCCCAATTTAGATGATATTTATCCAGGTTGGCAAGACTTGTTAGCAAAATATGATTTTCAACCAGCCATTATCAAAGAAGATGACCGCTTAATTGTTGTCCAACCCAAAGTAGCGATCGCCTGCAATTTACCCCAGTTTCTCAAACAAGGTGATTGTCAAATTGAGTTTAGCAATCTATTTTTTAGAGGGCTAAAAATTAGCCTTAATCATCACAATATTTTAACTCAATTAATGATAGGGCTAAATACTCAACCAAATGCTAGATGTCGCCCTTTTATCCAGCAATTAACTGCAAATAGTTTTGAAGTATCTTTAGGTCAAACAACAGTTATTTTATCGGCAATTGAAACCACAGATTTATGTTCTTGCATTGATATCATTTGTCAAGCATATAAAACCGCCATTGTTGAATTCGAGAATAATCTGGAAACTTGGGAGTTAAAGTTTATTGAATTTGGATGTGTTCGCGGCTTTCATTTATTTGCAGTTGAACAACCATTGTGGGAGCTAATGTATAAGTTTGCTAATGAATTTGATTATATTCAAGGAAAATCAGCATGGCATATCTTTCATCAAGAAGATGCATCAATTCGTATCAGTCGAGGTATCCGCGATCATGCATTCATTTGTCCGCAAATTGATAGCTTCTGCGCTTTAGGAGAAAAAATTAAAATAAATATATTATATGTAATCAATGAAGTGCATTTTCAATCATTAACTAAAGCAAAAAACTCTCTATGGTCACAAAGTATTGGTACAAGAGGAACTTGGACAGCTAAATATACTAAAGAGTGGTTACTAAATAAATATATTCCTACAGTAATTGAATATTATGCACCACAAAATCAATCAATGATTGATGAATTACAACAAGAAATCATCAATTTTAAATTTGCACATTTAACAATACAAGATATTAATGATATCCCAGATTTATTACCTTATTTACGGGATATTCAAGTTTGGCTCAATATTCATCAAGAAACTATATCTACTGTATTATTACATCCATATTATCAAGCATTTACAGATTTAATTCGGCACACTGATTCAGCGATCGCAGGTATAGAATATATTTTGGGAAACTTACGTCACGTTGCTCGAAAAAGTCTCGCAACAGAACAAAGAACAACCAGAAATTTGAAAACAGTTTTGAGTTATTTAGATGAACAAGTAGACAGAATCAATAACTGTGAAGTTGAAAGTAGTCACAACGCTAATGCAATCACTCGGATATTTATCTGGATCATCGAAAATGGTAATATCAATTTCTCGCAAGCACAAATTAATTTAGCCAAGCAAGCTTTATTACCACTATGGGAACAAAGTCGTTTTGAAATGCGCTATGTTTATCTTCATAGTTCAAAGTAACTAGGGCTTGCTGAAAAAGTCCTCTCGTAAGGGTAGGGAACAGGGAACAGGCAACAACTCAGGAACTGTTAAGATTTCCCTTTTATAATCAAAACAATATACTTTCAGGAGATTGACTCAATGACATATATCTCCCAAAAAACCCTCACTAAAGAAGATTTTATCTCGCAATATCGAGAGCATCCCCGCTATGAATTAGCAGATGGAGAACTAATTGACATGGAACCCACTGGCCCTCACGAAACGGTGAGTGGTAAACTTGCAACTCAAATTGAAATACATCTTGTTGCTGAACAACTTTCTTGGTTTATTCCTCGCACTTGTTTAATTTATCCTTTCGCGGATGCAGCTACGGTTCGTCGTCCTGATGTTATCGTTCTTGATGAAACCGTTCTTGACCGTGAACCTCTTTGGGAGCGAGAACCTGTAATTACGCTGGGGCGCTCAATTAAACTGGTGGTGGAAGTTGTTAGTACTAATTGGGAAACTGATTATGCTCGCAAAGTGGAAGAGTATGCATTGTTGGGTATTCCTGAATATTGGATTGTCGATTATCGTGGATTAGGTGGAGTCGCATTTATTGGTAAACCTAAACAACCTACCTTCACTGTCTGTCAATTGGTTGAAGACACTTATACTCAACAACAATATCGATTAAATCAATTAATAAAATCACCACTTTTGCCTCGTCTTCAATTGTACCTAGATGATATTCTTCCTCGGTCAACTAAAGGCTGAAGTATAAAGTATGTAGACGCCTGAAAGGCGGCTTGCCGCAGGCTAGTCTGAAGTATGAAGTATGAAGTATGAAGTATGAAATTACCCCACCCATAAAGCGAGAAGTTGAGCGAGCGCCATAGTAAAAATAAAATTAGTGTAGGGTGTGTTATGGCTTCAGCCTAACGCACCGCCGGATATAATGGTGCGTTAGACGCTTTGATAACTGCTCGCGTCAAAAATTAGCATAAAATATGCGCCTAACACACCCTACTTAAGATTTATTTTATAAATAGTTTCTCATAGAATAGCTTTCTACAATCAGCAAACCGGAGTTTACTTTCTCTTTTGCTAAAAATGCTTTCTCATTTCAGTAGATTTAGCAAGCAAACCGGAGTTTGCTTTCTCATTTGCGAAAAATGCTTTCTGTTTTCAGTAGATTTAGCAAGTAAACTGGAGTTTGCTTTTTGTTTTCAGTAGATTTAGCAAGCAAAGCGGAGTTTGCTTTCTCATTTGCAAGAAATGCTTTCTGCTTTCAGTAGATTTAGTGTGAATGTGAAACCGAGAACATGCGAATACAGCTTGACAATCCCGGCTTGTTTGCAATCAATTGCTCACGTTCAATTTGCGAAAAATTTTCTAATGGTTAAAACTGTTCACGCTAGAGAAATTTAACGTAGACAGCGAATGGCTTCTAACAAACCCCTAGCTTTATTGAGAGTTTCTTCAAACTCTTTCTCTGGGTCAGAATCAGCTACTAAACCTGCACCAGCTTGGACACTGACAGTTTGATCTTGTACTACCATTGTGCGAATAGCGATCGCACTATTTAATTGTCCCTCAAAATCGTAATATCCATACACACCAGAATACACACCCCGCCGACTAGGTTCTAATTCGTTGATAATTTCCATCGCCCGAATCTTAGGTGCGCCGCTCACAGTTCCTGCGGGAAAGCAAGCTTTTAATAAATCCCAAGCAGTTTTATGCTTTGCTAATTCACCCACCACATTGCTAACAATATGCATCACATGGGAATAGCGCTCCACCACCATTAATTCATCAACTTTGACGCTACCGCTTTCGCAAACCCGCCCTAAATCATTTCGCCCTAAATCAACTAACATCACATGTTCAGCGATTTCCTTGGGGTCTTGGAGTAAATCCTCAGCAAAAGCTGCATCTTCTTTGCTAGTTTTACCTCGTGGACGTGTCCCCGCAATTGGGCGGACTGTAGCGATGACGTCACCATCTACATCTCGTTCAGCTTTCACCATCACTTCCGGACTAGAACCGATAATTTGCCAATCTTGAAAATTAAAGTACGCCATGTACGGCGAAGGATTAATCTGACGTAGAGAACGATAAAGGGCGAAGGGGTCGCCTGTATATGCTGTAGATAATCGTTGGGAGATGACAACTTGAAAAATATCCCCAGCTATAATATATTCCTTCGCTTTTTGTACACTGGCACAGAATTCAGGACGAGTGAAATTGCTGGTATATTCTGCTGTTGTTGTGGTCGAGATAGACCCAGAGGGAGGAGTCCAAGAAAAGATAGTTTTTTCTGGTGACAGAGGTAAAGATAGCTTGTCCACCATTTGACTGACGCGGGAGCACGCTTGTTGATAAGCTACAGATGCTTCTGCCTCACGTAAATCAGCATAAGCGATCGCCCAAATTTTGCGCTTCACTTGATCAAAAATTAACAAGTGGTCTACCTGCATCCACAGCCCATCCGGGATATTACGTTCATCCTGAGCATGAATTGGCACCCGCGGTTCAATCCAGTGAATCAATTCATAGCCCCAAAACCCAAATAAACCACCTATTCCCGGTGGCAATTGTGGTAACTTGACTGGATGATAAGGTGCTAAACAAGCAGCCAAAGCTGTAAAAGGGTCGCCCGCAAAAACTACTTGAGAACCGTCGCGGTGTGTCTGGGTTGTATTGTCTCCCCTAGCTGCCAACACCCACAACGGGTCACAACCGAGTAAACTATAACGTCCCAACTTTTCTCCACCTTCCACCGATTCCAACAAAAAGCTATAAGGTTGACCAGCACAGACTTTATACCAAGCAGATACAGGCGTATCTAAGTCTGCTACCCATTCCTGATAAACCGGAACAAAGTTACCTTGTTTAGCTAATTCTTGAAACTGGTCAAAATCGGGAAATATCATAGAAAAATTTGGGAATAGGGAGGAGGAGTTAGGGGTTAGGGAAGAGGGAAGAGGGGAAGGTGTGGGAGGTGTGGGGAGTGTGGGGAGGGTGGGGAGATGGGGAGATGGGGAGATGGGGAGATGGGGAGAAAAAGAATTTATGCTTACGCTTGTAATCTTCCCCGTCTTCTCCTTCCTCCCACACCTCCCACACCTCCCACACCTCCCACACCTCCCACACCTCCCCACACTCCCTACTCCCTCAACCCTAATTTCTAGCCCCTAAGCATCATGAGTAGCTTTACCACTAAACTTGAGTTGTGCTGGGCTAGGATTTTGACCGATTCTGCGGGGTACAAAGCGGACTGTTTCCCGACCTTGATTTACCTTTTCAGGGAAGACACCATCAGCTGGGTGAATAGCAGTTGTTTCACCGCTTGGCAAAATCCGGTAAACTTTGTAGTCTGTGATTTTGAATTTCCGGAGTTGACCACCTAATGCAATGCCGTATTCTTTACGAGCAATGTACAAGAGGTTTTCGCCTTGGCGCATAGTAGCCGCGCCACCTGTAGGCAATTCAAACACTTGCTCTTTAGGGCTAGTCCAAGTGATAGCGTACTTTTCCTCTTCTATAGCCTTAGTGAGCAAGCCGCCAGTGCTGCCTGCGAATAGTGGAGTTTGTCCAGAGAGTGTGTCTGCCATAAAGAAGTCTCTCAACGTTTTTAGGGCATCGTAACACCGTCGCCAGGATCATATTGCGATCGCGTCATAGACTGTAACAGTTTTTAGTCATTGAAGAAGGGGTTAGGGGGAAGTGTGGGAGGTGTGGGAGGTGTGGGAGGAGGGGGAAGTGTGGGAGGAGGGGGAAGTGTGGGAGGTGTGGGAGGAGGGGGAAGTGTGGGAGGTGTGGGAGGAGGGGGAAGTGTGGGAGGTGTGGGAGGAGGGGGAAGTGTGGGAGGTGTGGGAAGGGTGGGAGGTGTGGGAGGAAGGAGAAGATAGCAAGCGTCAGCATCAATTCTTCAATTCTTTTTCTCCCCACCTCCCCACCTCCCCATCACCCCACACTCCCCACACTCCCCACACTCCCCACACTCCCCACACTCCCCACACTCCCCACACTCCCCACACTCCCCACACTCCCCACACTCCCCACACTCCCCACACTCCCCACACTCCCCACACTCCCCATCACCCCACCTCCCCATCACCCCACACTCCCCACACTCCCCACACTCCCCACCTCCCGATCAAACTGCTTTAAACAATGGGAATGGTAAAGTGAAACTGACTACCTTGGTCTTTGCCTGTAGATTCTGCCCAAATTTCGCCGCCCCAACCGTTGACAATTTGGCGACAAATTGCTAGCCCTAAACCAGTACCGCTGGTGGTGCGTCGCAAGGCTCCTTCTTCTTGATAAAAGCGATCGAAAACTATTTCTAGACGATTCGGTTCTATTCCCCGTCCCGTATCAGCCACCGTCACTTCTACCATCTGTTTACCGTTGCGGTGGGCTTGAATGTTAATCTCGCCTTGTGGTGGTGTAAATTTACAGGCGTTGTCAATCAATTTTGCTAAAACTTCTACTAACCAATCACCATCAGCTTTCACCAAGGGTAAATTCTGGTCAATTTGAGTTTTGATTTGGGGGGGTTTTTCCATGGTGGGGCGGGTGCGGAGTCGGCTCAGAGAAAGTTCTACACACTCTTCCAAAGCGAGAGATTCTGGGTGCCATTCCACCCGCCCACTTTCTAAGTTAGAAAGAGTGAGAAAATCCTGCACTAATTTCCGCATCCGTTCCGAGTCAGAAAGCGCCGTTTCCAACATTACCTGTTGCAATTCCTGGGGCATATCTGGTTCACTGGCGAGGCTCTCCAAGCACACTTGGATCGTAGATAGGGGGGTACGCAGTTCATGTCCGGTGATGGCTATGAGATTACTGCGGGTGCGGTCTAGGGCTTCTAGCTGCTTGTTTAGTTCTTCTAGGTTGGCGTAAGCTTCTGCTTGAATAAAAGCTGCGCCTACTTGAGTAGCGATCGCTTTAACTAAATCTAATTCTCCTGGTTGGCATTCATGAGGAGGCAAATTGCAATAGTGTAATTCTACTATTCCTAGCAGTCTGCCTTGATACAAAACTGGTTCCATCACCCAAGAACGAATCGCCAATTTTTTAGCGATCGCTGACAGCGCTACCGAATTCTTAATCAACGGGTCAAGCAAAGTATTCGCAACACAAATTCCCTCTTCCTGGGTGACTATTTGTCGAAATAAAGGATTGTTTTCTAACTCCCAAGTTTGCCCAAACACTGAGACAATACCCGGCATCAAAAATTCATGTTCAATAATCGCCTTGGCTTGTGTCGCCTGAGCGCGATAAATTAAACAACGACCAGCGCCCATGTGCTGTCCTAGTTCCTCGGCGGCGACTTGTAGCACTTCATGAGGATCGAGCGAGCGACGAATTGCGGTACTAATTGAATTAATTAAGCGTTCTTTCCGTGCTTGGGCGGCGATGGAACGGTAAGCCTTGTGTAATTTATACTGACTAGCTTGCAAATAAGTTACCAAGCGCTGCACAAACGGGTCTGTATCAATGTCGCAAGCATATTCGCTGTTCAGCTTGGCTCCAGAATTTCTCGGTTCCCCCAAGCCAAACCGCCGACGAGCATCACCAATTTTACCCACCAAATCAGGTCTGTAAATCTCAATTCTGTCTAAAAGCAATTGCGCTGCTTTCAGGCTCACCCCCCGCTCCGAAGTCCAAATCCCCTCAAATCTCCGTGCTGTGTCGATATCCAGCCCAGGGTTAACATCCGGGAATGGCTTATTTTTGGCAATGGAACCCAGGTTTTCTCGACAAACCAAGCAAGTAGCATAATTCTCAGCAATCACCACCAAATGCCATTCTTGAGTTAAACCGTCATCATGCTCGAAAGCCACTTTCTCGTAGTATTCCGAACTATTAGTAAAATCTGTTTCCGGTGCCGACAGCACGTATATTTGATTACTTCGCTCTGCCAACCGCTGGTATCGGTGAGCTTCTTGACGATAAAATCGCTCTCGTTGAAAGCTAGCGATGATTAGGGGCTCAAATAAAGTTGCCGCCAAAACCTGATCTTCCATCGCATGGGAGAGGGCTGTTAGTGAAGCTTTAAAATATAGCTGCGGTCGCAGGTAGGGTAGGGACTGTAGCAGATCGCTCAGAACGGAAGTAGCAATGCTCATGAATATCGTTAAAGGAGCCACAATCTGGACAAGATCCACGTCACATTTGCATTTTACAAATTACAACCGACTCTCAAGTTAA is a genomic window of Fortiea contorta PCC 7126 containing:
- a CDS encoding type II toxin-antitoxin system HicB family antitoxin; the encoded protein is MITYKGYTASLEVDVEAGILFGQVLDINDVITFKAKTVDEARQEFQNSVDDYLAFCEELGEEPDKPFSGKLPFRTTPEHHRKIFIAAKKAGKSINAWMDEILTKAADKIINT
- a CDS encoding Uma2 family endonuclease, which encodes MTYISQKTLTKEDFISQYREHPRYELADGELIDMEPTGPHETVSGKLATQIEIHLVAEQLSWFIPRTCLIYPFADAATVRRPDVIVLDETVLDREPLWEREPVITLGRSIKLVVEVVSTNWETDYARKVEEYALLGIPEYWIVDYRGLGGVAFIGKPKQPTFTVCQLVEDTYTQQQYRLNQLIKSPLLPRLQLYLDDILPRSTKG
- the trpE gene encoding anthranilate synthase component I; this encodes MIFPDFDQFQELAKQGNFVPVYQEWVADLDTPVSAWYKVCAGQPYSFLLESVEGGEKLGRYSLLGCDPLWVLAARGDNTTQTHRDGSQVVFAGDPFTALAACLAPYHPVKLPQLPPGIGGLFGFWGYELIHWIEPRVPIHAQDERNIPDGLWMQVDHLLIFDQVKRKIWAIAYADLREAEASVAYQQACSRVSQMVDKLSLPLSPEKTIFSWTPPSGSISTTTTAEYTSNFTRPEFCASVQKAKEYIIAGDIFQVVISQRLSTAYTGDPFALYRSLRQINPSPYMAYFNFQDWQIIGSSPEVMVKAERDVDGDVIATVRPIAGTRPRGKTSKEDAAFAEDLLQDPKEIAEHVMLVDLGRNDLGRVCESGSVKVDELMVVERYSHVMHIVSNVVGELAKHKTAWDLLKACFPAGTVSGAPKIRAMEIINELEPSRRGVYSGVYGYYDFEGQLNSAIAIRTMVVQDQTVSVQAGAGLVADSDPEKEFEETLNKARGLLEAIRCLR
- a CDS encoding photosystem I reaction center subunit II PsaD; this translates as MADTLSGQTPLFAGSTGGLLTKAIEEEKYAITWTSPKEQVFELPTGGAATMRQGENLLYIARKEYGIALGGQLRKFKITDYKVYRILPSGETTAIHPADGVFPEKVNQGRETVRFVPRRIGQNPSPAQLKFSGKATHDA
- a CDS encoding DICT sensory domain-containing protein, translated to MSIATSVLSDLLQSLPYLRPQLYFKASLTALSHAMEDQVLAATLFEPLIIASFQRERFYRQEAHRYQRLAERSNQIYVLSAPETDFTNSSEYYEKVAFEHDDGLTQEWHLVVIAENYATCLVCRENLGSIAKNKPFPDVNPGLDIDTARRFEGIWTSERGVSLKAAQLLLDRIEIYRPDLVGKIGDARRRFGLGEPRNSGAKLNSEYACDIDTDPFVQRLVTYLQASQYKLHKAYRSIAAQARKERLINSISTAIRRSLDPHEVLQVAAEELGQHMGAGRCLIYRAQATQAKAIIEHEFLMPGIVSVFGQTWELENNPLFRQIVTQEEGICVANTLLDPLIKNSVALSAIAKKLAIRSWVMEPVLYQGRLLGIVELHYCNLPPHECQPGELDLVKAIATQVGAAFIQAEAYANLEELNKQLEALDRTRSNLIAITGHELRTPLSTIQVCLESLASEPDMPQELQQVMLETALSDSERMRKLVQDFLTLSNLESGRVEWHPESLALEECVELSLSRLRTRPTMEKPPQIKTQIDQNLPLVKADGDWLVEVLAKLIDNACKFTPPQGEINIQAHRNGKQMVEVTVADTGRGIEPNRLEIVFDRFYQEEGALRRTTSGTGLGLAICRQIVNGWGGEIWAESTGKDQGSQFHFTIPIV